In one window of Candidatus Zixiibacteriota bacterium DNA:
- the acpP gene encoding acyl carrier protein, with protein MSVEERVKEIIIEQLGVEAGQVTEKARFVDDLGADSLDTVELVMALEEEFSLEIPDEDAEKIVSVGDAIDYITKNGDK; from the coding sequence ATGTCGGTTGAAGAAAGAGTCAAAGAAATAATTATTGAACAACTCGGTGTCGAAGCCGGTCAGGTAACCGAGAAAGCCAGATTTGTTGATGACCTTGGCGCTGACTCGCTTGATACAGTCGAGCTGGTCATGGCTCTTGAGGAAGAGTTTTCCCTTGAAATCCCTGACGAAGACGCAGAAAAGATTGTCTCTGTCGGCGATGCTATTGACTATATCACCAAGAACGGCGACAAGTAA
- the rpmF gene encoding 50S ribosomal protein L32 yields MPLPKRRHSRTRGRKRRTHWKLETVNVSSCPNCSQAKLPHHICPHCGFYRGRSVIAVKSA; encoded by the coding sequence ATGCCTCTTCCCAAACGAAGACATTCACGAACACGAGGTCGCAAGCGTCGCACCCACTGGAAGCTTGAGACGGTGAATGTCAGCAGTTGTCCAAACTGCAGCCAAGCAAAATTGCCTCATCATATCTGCCCACACTGCGGTTTTTACCGTGGTCGTAGCGTCATTGCAGTCAAATCGGCGTAA
- the rnc gene encoding ribonuclease III, which produces MGLRRFLRKLLRTKPTDGLKSLRPAESILGYHFSDPRLLMLGLTHRSVVRVTETEEVSNERLEFLGDSVLGMVIAEMLYRDYPEMAEGQLTKFKAMLVNEATLAGMAKASGLNQFIRLSPEEDRTGGRERASIISDSFEAVIGAVYLDGGHQAASVVIDRLIYANKENIISDSSQRNYKGELLEMSQSRGEGAPRYDVVSEEGPDHEKIFYVAVTIAGEQIGEGSGLSKKEAEQKAASAALQRYTSLSS; this is translated from the coding sequence ATGGGTCTTCGCCGCTTTTTAAGAAAACTACTAAGAACCAAACCAACCGATGGCCTCAAAAGTCTTCGGCCCGCTGAATCAATCCTCGGATATCATTTTTCCGATCCCCGCCTGCTTATGCTTGGACTTACCCACCGTTCGGTCGTGCGAGTCACCGAAACAGAGGAAGTTTCAAACGAACGACTGGAATTTTTGGGGGATTCAGTGCTCGGCATGGTTATCGCCGAGATGCTCTATCGCGATTACCCCGAAATGGCCGAAGGTCAGCTCACAAAATTCAAAGCCATGCTTGTTAACGAAGCTACACTGGCAGGAATGGCCAAAGCGTCCGGTTTAAATCAATTCATCAGGCTTTCGCCCGAAGAAGATCGTACTGGCGGAAGGGAACGGGCATCGATTATATCTGATTCATTCGAGGCTGTTATCGGCGCGGTCTACCTCGATGGCGGACACCAGGCGGCATCAGTGGTTATCGACCGCCTTATTTATGCCAACAAGGAAAACATTATCAGTGATTCCTCCCAGAGAAATTATAAAGGGGAACTGCTCGAGATGTCCCAGTCACGCGGAGAGGGCGCGCCGAGATACGATGTTGTCTCCGAAGAAGGACCCGATCATGAGAAAATCTTCTATGTCGCCGTGACTATTGCCGGAGAACAGATAGGGGAAGGCTCTGGTCTTTCAAAAAAAGAAGCCGAACAAAAAGCCGCCTCGGCGGCCCTTCAACGATATACCTCGCTCAGCAGCTGA
- the fabD gene encoding ACP S-malonyltransferase: protein MSKTALLFPGQASQYVGMGKDLFESSAEVRRLYELTSDCIGENIAELSFNGPAERLKETRFTQPAILLHSLSVLNILGEECPSFDFAAGHSLGEYGALVAVGALSPESAIKSVVERAKLMDDACRQNPGTMAVAMGLSAEDIHRICGRAAEASIIVEANFNSPAQIVVSGSLEGIDRFIELAKEAGAKRAMILEVGGAFHSPLMEPARKGLERYLQTIEIHSPRVPIIANVTGEAATDPTEIRNLLIQQVTAPVRWSQTMAYLKRNNVTKVFEIGPGKVLSGLAKREMQVEQLINLDTLADIKSFAPLAV from the coding sequence ATGAGTAAAACAGCATTACTTTTCCCGGGGCAGGCCTCCCAGTATGTTGGCATGGGGAAAGACCTGTTTGAATCTTCAGCCGAAGTCCGTCGCCTCTACGAGTTGACATCGGATTGCATTGGAGAGAATATCGCCGAACTTTCTTTCAATGGTCCTGCCGAACGGCTCAAAGAGACAAGATTTACCCAGCCTGCGATTCTTTTGCACTCGCTCTCTGTGCTCAATATTCTCGGGGAAGAATGCCCGTCGTTCGATTTTGCGGCAGGACACTCGCTTGGAGAATACGGCGCGCTTGTGGCAGTTGGAGCGCTGAGTCCGGAGAGTGCGATAAAATCTGTTGTTGAGCGAGCGAAGCTTATGGACGATGCTTGCCGCCAGAACCCCGGCACAATGGCTGTCGCGATGGGGCTGAGTGCCGAGGATATTCACCGGATTTGCGGTCGTGCAGCCGAAGCCAGTATTATTGTCGAAGCCAATTTTAACTCACCGGCTCAGATCGTGGTGTCCGGCTCTCTTGAAGGAATAGATCGTTTTATTGAGTTGGCAAAAGAGGCTGGAGCAAAACGCGCGATGATTCTTGAGGTCGGCGGCGCATTTCATTCGCCTTTGATGGAGCCGGCCCGAAAGGGACTTGAGCGGTATCTGCAGACCATTGAGATTCATTCTCCTCGCGTACCCATCATTGCCAATGTCACCGGCGAAGCAGCAACGGATCCAACCGAAATTCGCAATTTGCTGATTCAGCAGGTCACGGCTCCTGTGAGATGGTCGCAGACGATGGCATATCTTAAACGAAACAACGTCACCAAGGTTTTTGAAATCGGCCCCGGAAAAGTGTTGAGTGGACTTGCCAAACGAGAAATGCAAGTCGAACAGCTAATCAATCTTGATACGCTGGCGGATATAAAATCATTTGCTCCACTTGCGGTCTAA
- a CDS encoding DUF177 domain-containing protein, translated as MDLRPFDDFPVEAIAKSGDGEFAPFDPTVLSVKSVTLTVNVQKSGEEYFCQGTVEAEVRLECARCLTEYDGTQTQDLDFIIKGSSKLDVIEDPVADDEDYVYFVGSDLRVDVTEPVRQALILSLDLKPLCSEDCKGLCPSCGTNLNERTCGCKREQIDERWRGLLGLTDQQSDTK; from the coding sequence TTGGATTTACGACCATTTGATGACTTTCCAGTCGAAGCCATAGCCAAATCCGGCGATGGCGAGTTTGCGCCTTTTGATCCGACTGTCCTCAGCGTCAAAAGCGTGACTTTGACTGTTAATGTCCAAAAATCCGGCGAGGAATATTTTTGCCAAGGAACTGTTGAGGCCGAAGTCCGTTTAGAGTGCGCGCGCTGCTTGACTGAATATGATGGCACTCAGACCCAGGATTTGGATTTTATCATCAAAGGCTCAAGTAAACTTGATGTAATCGAAGATCCAGTAGCGGATGATGAGGATTATGTTTATTTTGTGGGGAGTGATTTGCGGGTTGATGTTACCGAACCGGTGCGTCAAGCGCTCATTCTGTCATTAGACCTGAAACCGCTCTGTTCGGAGGACTGCAAAGGTCTCTGTCCCAGTTGCGGCACGAATTTAAATGAACGAACCTGTGGTTGCAAACGCGAGCAGATAGATGAACGCTGGCGCGGACTACTGGGTTTGACCGATCAACAATCTGATACGAAGTAA
- a CDS encoding electron transfer flavoprotein subunit beta/FixA family protein, protein MNIVVLVKQVPEIALIKVDESANQVLLPQGPGVVNPFDEYAVEEGLRLREKTNGKCIVMSLGSERAESALRDCLALGADDAYLLNDELFLGSDPQAVGKILAAGLKKLGNFDLVLAGKQSVDADSSQVPSAVAAALDLPQAMFVKKFESAAADKVTVYRTTEDGYDIVELPLPAVVSVVKEINEPRLPSLKGKMAAKKKEIVKWSAADLGLTKDGIGANSQTKTLKVSPPAPRSKGEMIEGASPEEIADKLFNKLRENQVI, encoded by the coding sequence ATGAATATCGTCGTCTTAGTCAAACAAGTTCCTGAAATAGCCTTAATCAAAGTCGATGAATCAGCCAACCAAGTTCTGCTGCCCCAGGGGCCGGGTGTGGTCAATCCCTTCGATGAATACGCCGTCGAGGAGGGACTTCGACTTCGGGAGAAGACCAATGGTAAATGCATCGTGATGTCGCTCGGAAGCGAACGAGCCGAATCGGCCCTTCGTGATTGTCTTGCCCTCGGCGCGGACGACGCCTATTTATTGAACGATGAGCTATTCCTTGGCTCCGATCCACAAGCTGTTGGGAAAATACTTGCCGCAGGACTTAAGAAACTTGGAAACTTTGACCTTGTGCTGGCCGGCAAACAATCTGTCGATGCTGATTCCTCGCAGGTTCCTTCAGCGGTCGCCGCCGCGCTGGATTTGCCGCAGGCGATGTTTGTCAAAAAATTTGAATCGGCAGCCGCGGACAAAGTAACGGTCTATCGAACGACCGAAGACGGCTATGATATTGTTGAGCTTCCCCTGCCGGCAGTAGTTTCTGTGGTAAAAGAAATCAATGAGCCGCGTTTGCCTTCGTTGAAAGGGAAGATGGCCGCCAAGAAAAAAGAGATTGTTAAATGGTCGGCCGCTGACCTTGGCTTGACCAAAGACGGCATCGGAGCTAATTCACAGACCAAAACGCTCAAAGTTTCCCCGCCGGCGCCTCGTTCTAAAGGAGAGATGATCGAAGGGGCTTCGCCTGAGGAAATAGCCGACAAGCTTTTCAATAAGCTGAGGGAGAATCAGGTAATTTAG
- a CDS encoding ABC transporter ATP-binding protein, giving the protein MSSSSDTRSKAGRFTVIFKYLRQYRGYLLFGAVAVILSNVLGLTTPYIIKIIYDMLEQNQAISTVVPYLLLMIALAASSGFFRYLMRRTIIWMSRKLEYELRGEMVNHLLKLSPSYYDNNRTGDIMARLTNDLEAVRMMVGPGIMQMSNTIITVIVALAFMIALSPKLTLYALIPAAVLPIVVNRLGTLSHKRYIKIQEHFADLTAAAQENLAGVRVVKAYRQENKEFNYFAGMSLKYFDLNMDMGKLMATFYPMIAFVGAGLVLTVLYFGGKGVINNEMSLGSLVAFFVYLNMLLWPIIAVGWVISLYQRGIASLDRINEILHTEPDIPALDNGHKGPMRGDIEIRHLTFSYDDRIILNDISLTIKAGETIGIVGMTGSGKTTLVSLLGRLYPVHRGQIFIDGVDINDWSLHALRSGVGFATQESFLFSDSLTDNIRFGRDDSDLSKVTEMAEMAALSKDIKTFPRGYDTIIGERGITLSGGQKQRTAIARALLIDPAVLVLDDATSSVDTETEDQINSRIHIRDEKCTTIIISHRVSSVKEADQIIYLKDGKIAERGGHHELIAVDGYYAALYRSQLMAKELETLE; this is encoded by the coding sequence ATGTCATCTTCGTCTGATACCCGCTCGAAAGCGGGACGATTTACAGTAATATTTAAATATCTCAGGCAATACCGGGGCTATCTCCTTTTTGGCGCAGTTGCCGTTATTCTCTCGAACGTCCTCGGGCTTACAACCCCCTATATTATTAAAATTATCTATGACATGCTCGAGCAGAATCAGGCTATCAGCACAGTTGTTCCCTATCTGTTGCTCATGATTGCCCTTGCGGCCTCGTCCGGTTTTTTTAGGTATCTGATGAGGCGGACAATTATCTGGATGTCCCGCAAATTGGAATACGAACTTCGAGGCGAAATGGTCAATCACCTGTTGAAACTGTCGCCGTCGTATTATGACAACAACCGTACTGGCGATATTATGGCAAGGTTGACAAATGACCTCGAAGCCGTGCGTATGATGGTCGGCCCGGGTATTATGCAGATGTCCAATACGATTATCACTGTTATAGTCGCGCTCGCCTTCATGATTGCCCTTTCGCCGAAACTGACCCTCTATGCGCTCATTCCGGCCGCGGTTTTGCCGATTGTAGTCAACCGTTTGGGGACACTCTCGCATAAGCGATATATCAAAATCCAGGAACATTTTGCCGATTTGACCGCCGCGGCGCAGGAAAACCTTGCCGGTGTGCGAGTAGTCAAGGCGTATCGTCAGGAGAACAAAGAATTCAATTATTTTGCCGGAATGTCACTGAAATATTTCGACCTCAATATGGATATGGGCAAACTCATGGCGACCTTCTATCCCATGATTGCTTTTGTCGGGGCTGGGTTGGTTTTGACTGTGCTTTATTTCGGCGGCAAGGGAGTTATCAACAACGAGATGTCACTCGGTTCGCTGGTCGCCTTTTTTGTCTACTTGAACATGCTTCTCTGGCCGATTATTGCGGTCGGGTGGGTGATTAGCCTGTATCAGCGCGGAATAGCTTCGCTTGACCGTATCAATGAGATACTCCACACCGAGCCCGATATTCCGGCCCTTGACAATGGCCATAAAGGGCCAATGCGCGGAGATATCGAAATTCGTCATCTTACATTCAGCTATGACGATCGAATAATCCTCAATGATATCAGCCTGACAATTAAAGCCGGCGAAACAATCGGAATTGTCGGCATGACTGGGTCGGGCAAGACAACGCTCGTATCCCTTCTCGGGCGGCTCTATCCGGTTCATCGCGGACAGATATTTATCGATGGGGTCGATATCAACGACTGGAGTCTGCATGCCCTGCGAAGTGGAGTGGGTTTTGCCACACAGGAGTCATTTTTATTCTCAGACAGCCTCACTGATAATATCCGCTTTGGGCGCGATGATTCCGACCTTTCAAAAGTTACCGAAATGGCGGAAATGGCGGCTCTGTCAAAAGACATTAAGACCTTTCCACGCGGATACGACACTATTATCGGCGAGCGCGGCATTACCCTTTCTGGCGGTCAAAAACAGCGCACAGCAATCGCGAGGGCTTTGTTAATTGACCCGGCGGTGCTTGTTTTGGACGACGCCACATCGTCGGTCGACACCGAGACCGAAGACCAAATAAACAGCCGGATCCATATCCGCGATGAAAAATGCACGACGATCATTATCTCGCACCGCGTTTCATCGGTCAAAGAAGCCGACCAGATAATTTACCTCAAAGACGGTAAAATCGCCGAGCGCGGAGGCCATCATGAATTGATAGCCGTCGATGGTTACTATGCTGCGCTCTACCGTTCGCAATTGATGGCCAAGGAACTGGAGACATTGGAATGA
- a CDS encoding cupin domain-containing protein, with amino-acid sequence MRIRKLSDCKLIVAGDSTNLRELLHPKRTSGFHGGYSLAHASLTHGTKSRKHRMKTDEVYYILSGTGEMHINEETAVVTAGDCIHIPPGSSQWIKNIGSDKLTFLCIVDPAWNANDEIILE; translated from the coding sequence ATGCGAATTCGCAAACTTTCTGACTGCAAACTCATTGTCGCCGGGGATAGCACCAATCTCCGCGAACTCCTTCATCCAAAGCGAACATCGGGCTTTCATGGCGGGTACTCGCTGGCCCACGCCTCGTTGACTCACGGGACTAAATCCCGCAAACACCGGATGAAGACCGACGAAGTCTACTATATCCTGTCAGGCACAGGGGAGATGCATATTAATGAAGAAACGGCCGTTGTCACAGCCGGTGACTGCATTCATATTCCGCCCGGGTCGTCTCAATGGATTAAAAATATCGGGAGCGATAAACTAACCTTCCTCTGTATTGTTGACCCGGCTTGGAATGCCAACGATGAGATAATCCTCGAATAA
- a CDS encoding beta-ketoacyl-ACP synthase III, with protein sequence MSHKIRAKIAGTGSYTPPKRMTNADFEKIVETSDEWIVSRTGIRERRIADESIGTSDMSVEAAKRAMEMAECDPEEIELLITGTVTPDYKLPSNACIVQEKIGLPNAVAFDVVAACTGFISGLSIAESYIASGKYKKVLVIGAEKLSSFTNYKDRNTCVLFGDAAGAAVLEASDNGRGVLSTFLKSDGSYRKLLWTEYGGSKNPYTPDFAFDGSDKIFMNGAEIFKVAVREMGKAAEKVIADAGLTSDDIALFVPHQANIRIIDAITKRLGLDSDKVYVNIERYGNTSAASIPLALDEANRAGRLKPGDNVVMVAFGGGLIWGAAVVKW encoded by the coding sequence ATGAGTCACAAAATAAGAGCAAAGATCGCCGGGACGGGGTCGTATACTCCTCCGAAGCGAATGACCAACGCTGATTTTGAAAAAATAGTCGAAACGTCCGATGAGTGGATTGTCTCTCGTACTGGCATCCGCGAACGGCGTATTGCCGATGAATCAATCGGTACATCGGATATGTCAGTCGAGGCGGCCAAACGTGCCATGGAGATGGCCGAGTGCGATCCGGAAGAAATTGAACTCCTCATCACTGGCACGGTCACTCCCGATTATAAACTTCCCTCGAATGCCTGCATCGTACAGGAAAAAATAGGTCTGCCCAATGCTGTAGCCTTTGATGTCGTCGCGGCCTGTACCGGATTTATCAGCGGGCTTTCAATAGCAGAATCCTATATTGCATCGGGCAAATATAAAAAAGTGCTGGTAATTGGCGCCGAAAAATTATCATCGTTTACCAACTATAAAGACCGCAATACCTGTGTACTTTTTGGCGATGCCGCAGGCGCCGCGGTACTTGAGGCCTCAGACAATGGCCGGGGTGTGCTGTCGACCTTCCTAAAATCTGATGGAAGCTATCGCAAACTCCTCTGGACGGAATACGGCGGCTCAAAAAATCCCTACACACCGGACTTTGCCTTTGACGGCAGCGACAAGATCTTTATGAATGGCGCGGAAATTTTCAAAGTCGCCGTGCGCGAAATGGGCAAAGCCGCAGAAAAAGTAATAGCCGATGCCGGTTTGACCTCGGATGATATCGCTCTTTTCGTTCCTCACCAGGCCAATATTCGCATTATCGATGCCATCACCAAACGCCTTGGTCTTGACAGCGACAAAGTATATGTCAATATCGAACGGTATGGCAACACCTCAGCGGCATCGATCCCCCTCGCCCTCGACGAAGCCAATCGAGCCGGTCGTCTCAAACCGGGCGATAATGTTGTCATGGTTGCATTCGGCGGCGGGCTTATTTGGGGCGCGGCCGTTGTAAAATGGTAA
- the fabG gene encoding 3-oxoacyl-[acyl-carrier-protein] reductase — protein sequence MTTTGKTVIVTGSTRGIGRAIAEKFVSAGNNVVICGTNQEAADKTASEIGGATLGVGVNVTDAKEIASLMEKTMAKFGRVDIVVNNAGITRDGLMLRMDENDWDAVLDINLKGAFLVTKAAAKVMIKQRYGRIINISSVIGLMGNAGQCNYSASKAGLIGLSKSSARELASRGITVNVVAPGFIETDMTAAMPEAAKEYLMGRVAISRTGTPMEVASAVMFFASDDAGYVTGQVLAVDGGLTM from the coding sequence ATGACCACCACCGGCAAAACTGTTATCGTAACTGGCTCGACCCGCGGAATTGGACGGGCTATCGCTGAAAAATTTGTTTCGGCAGGCAACAATGTCGTAATATGCGGCACCAATCAAGAAGCCGCAGACAAAACAGCTTCGGAAATAGGCGGAGCGACACTTGGTGTCGGAGTGAATGTTACTGACGCGAAAGAGATTGCCTCTCTGATGGAGAAGACGATGGCGAAATTTGGACGGGTGGACATTGTTGTCAATAATGCCGGCATAACCCGCGACGGACTCATGCTCCGAATGGACGAAAATGATTGGGATGCTGTGCTTGACATCAATCTCAAAGGTGCGTTCCTTGTCACTAAAGCGGCCGCCAAGGTTATGATAAAGCAACGATATGGACGAATAATCAATATAAGCTCTGTTATAGGCTTGATGGGAAATGCTGGCCAGTGCAATTATAGCGCATCTAAAGCTGGTCTGATCGGCCTGAGCAAGTCCAGCGCGCGAGAACTGGCATCACGGGGAATTACGGTAAATGTAGTCGCTCCGGGATTCATCGAGACCGATATGACCGCGGCCATGCCGGAAGCCGCAAAGGAATACTTGATGGGACGCGTCGCAATCAGTCGGACAGGAACTCCGATGGAAGTCGCCTCAGCCGTAATGTTTTTCGCCTCCGACGATGCGGGCTATGTCACCGGACAAGTGCTTGCAGTCGACGGCGGCTTGACGATGTAA
- the fabF gene encoding beta-ketoacyl-ACP synthase II — MNRRAVVTGIGVLTPNGNTVDSFWNSLLAGESGIAPVTRFDVSAYPTRIAGEIKGFDAGETMDKKESRRMDLSAQYAVATSVQAIADSGLNVSSLDLDRCGVVIGSGIGGISTFEDQHSRLMASGPDRVSPFFIPMMIIDMSAGLVSMRFGFRGPNYATVSACASSAHAIADAYRIIQRGEADVMVTGGAEATITPTSMAGFCQAKAMSTRNDDPARASRPFDTERDGFVMGEGSAILILEEYEYAKKRGARIYGEILGAGMTADAYHMTAPHPEGIGARKAMENAIKNAGLQGNNIDYINTHGTSTGLGDIAETKAIKAVLGDHARTIPVNSTKSMTGHLLGAAGAVEAIVVLKSIETNMVHPTINLENPDPECDLDYVPNKKREWPVNIGMSNSFGFGGHNVSLILGRVNGAR; from the coding sequence ATGAATCGTAGAGCAGTAGTAACAGGAATAGGTGTTCTCACTCCCAACGGGAATACTGTTGACAGTTTTTGGAACAGTCTTCTTGCGGGCGAATCCGGTATTGCTCCAGTTACGCGGTTCGACGTTTCAGCCTACCCGACGCGTATCGCTGGCGAAATAAAAGGCTTCGATGCTGGCGAGACGATGGACAAAAAAGAGTCCCGCCGAATGGACCTTTCGGCCCAGTATGCCGTCGCCACAAGCGTTCAGGCAATCGCAGATTCCGGTCTGAATGTTTCATCTCTTGATTTGGACAGGTGCGGCGTTGTTATTGGATCGGGTATAGGCGGTATCTCCACTTTTGAGGACCAGCATTCCCGTCTTATGGCGTCCGGACCCGACCGGGTGTCCCCTTTCTTTATTCCCATGATGATTATTGATATGAGCGCGGGGCTTGTTTCCATGCGTTTTGGCTTCCGCGGACCAAACTATGCAACTGTCTCGGCCTGTGCTTCATCGGCCCATGCCATCGCTGATGCCTATCGTATCATTCAACGGGGTGAAGCCGATGTTATGGTAACTGGCGGAGCCGAGGCGACAATCACGCCGACCTCAATGGCAGGATTTTGCCAGGCCAAAGCAATGTCAACGCGCAACGATGACCCCGCCCGGGCATCGAGGCCTTTTGATACCGAACGCGATGGCTTTGTTATGGGCGAAGGTTCAGCCATTCTGATTCTTGAAGAATATGAGTATGCCAAAAAACGGGGAGCCAGAATATACGGCGAAATACTCGGGGCAGGTATGACGGCCGATGCCTATCATATGACCGCGCCGCACCCGGAAGGAATAGGGGCGCGCAAGGCGATGGAGAATGCAATCAAGAATGCAGGGCTTCAAGGTAATAACATCGATTACATAAATACTCACGGCACCTCGACAGGACTTGGGGATATCGCTGAAACCAAAGCCATCAAGGCCGTGCTCGGCGATCATGCCCGCACCATTCCGGTTAATTCGACGAAATCGATGACTGGCCATCTGCTCGGCGCGGCTGGAGCAGTCGAAGCGATTGTAGTTCTCAAAAGTATTGAAACGAACATGGTTCATCCGACTATTAACCTCGAAAATCCCGATCCCGAGTGCGATCTTGACTATGTGCCGAACAAGAAACGCGAATGGCCGGTCAATATTGGCATGTCAAACTCTTTCGGTTTCGGCGGTCACAACGTTTCCCTTATATTGGGTCGGGTCAATGGAGCCCGTTAG